The nucleotide sequence TCGGCGACGGCGCCGACGGCCAGCGTCCCCGCGTCGTCGCGGAACCCCTGCCGTGCCACGCCCGCCGTGTAGGCGGTGAACGATTCACGCAGGCCGATGCGCTCCCGCGGATACCAGCCGCCGGCCGGCTCACCCTCCGGTGTCTGCCTGGTCACCGCCGTGACCAGGCCGGCCAGCGGCGAGACCGCGGTGACCGGCCAGTCGCTGCCGAAACTGATCAGGCCCCCGTCGGCCAGCACCGAGCCGATCGGGTACTGCAGCGCGGCACGTCGCGGTCCGATCCGCGGAATGGTCAGCACCTCCTGCAGCGGGTCGGGCTGCGCCCACAGCGGCTGGAAGCAGGAGATCACGCCCAGAGCCGGGAGTCGCGCCAGGTCATCCGGGTCGATCACCTGGAGATGCGCGATGACGGGCCGGAGGTCACCACCGGAGATGACGTCGCCGGAGGCCTCGATCGCGTCCAGCGCGTCCCGGACGGCAGCGTCTCCGATCGCATGCAGGTGCACCTGGAACCCGGCCGCCGAGAACGCGGCCACCGCCTTCCGGAGTTCGGTGGGGACCCAGTTCGGCATCCCGCGGCTGTGCGGGCAGTCCGTGTACGGCTCGAGCATCGACGCGGTCCCTGATTCGATGACACCGTCCACGAAGAACTTCACCGTGCGCGCCGTCAGCAGTTCGTGGCCGGCGGCCATCACCCGGTCCCGCCGGGCGGCGAAGACGGCGACCTGGTCCTGCCAACCCATCGGATCGGCGCGGAATGCGAGGTTGACGGCCACCACGAGGGCTCCGCTCGCGGCCGCTGCCAGGTAGGCCGCGAGGTCGACCTCCTCGACCCAGGCGTCCTGCACCCACGTCAGGCCGGCGGCGGCGCAGATGGTCGTCGCCTCCCCGATGGCGGCCACCGCGACTGCCGGTTCCGGCCGCGGCATCGCCGCGAAGACCGGATCGGTCGCGCCCCACTCCCGCAGCGTCCCGACCGGACGGCCGTCGGCCCGACGCACGATGTCGCCGTCGGGCGGGTCCGGGGTGTCGACCGTGATGCCGGACCGGAGCAGCGCCTCGGTGTTGCACCAGAGCGTGTGATAGTCGGTGCCGCGCAGCACCACCGGCCGATCGCCGACGACGGCGTCCAGCCAGTGCGCGTCGAAGATGCCGTCGGGGGTGAGCGCGAGGTCGAAGCCGGCGCCGTAGATCCACGGCGCGTCCGGATGGGCGGCCGCCCAGGTCCGGACACCGTCCAGCACCGCTGCCAGGCTGGTTCCCCTGACCGGGGCGAACCGGCCCTCCAGGCCGGCCTGCACCGGGTGGGCGTGTCCGTCCCCGAAGGCCGGCAGCAGGGTGCCGTCCTGCAGATCGATGCGCTCCGTTCCCGGTGGCGCCGTGAGATGTTCGCCCACTGCGGCGATCCGGCCTCCGACCACCAGCAGTTCGGCCGGCTGCGGTTCCGCCTGGTCCGCCGGGCTCCACAGCAGACCTCCCACGAACACGGTGCTGGTCACGTCGATTCCTCCCGGGCTCCGATGCATCGTTTCACCCCACTCCGCCAACGGGTGCGAGGCGATAATCTCCTCCAGGGTTCCCCAGTAGGGGATATCTCGGGTTCCGCTGCGGACGTCGTGCGAGCAAACTGTTCCCGTCCAGATCGTCCCGCGTCGTCCCCCCGATCACCCGCCCACCGGCACCAGATGACCACCGGCACCAGATGAGAACCGGCACCGGACGAGAACCGCCAACAGATGAAAGAGGCACCTCGCGATGACCAAGGCCGATCAAGCCGAGGACGCAACCGCTACCTCGACGCCGCCGAAGGTGGGTCAGCGCAAGCTCCCTCGCGGCATCCCGTTCTTCGCCATCATCGCCGTCGCGATCGTCGCATTCCTGGCCGGCGGCGCCGGCGGCGCCTACCAGGGCAAGTTGTCCGAGGTACAGAAGAACGACAACTCCTCGTACCTGCCGGGCAGCGCCGAATCGACCAGGGCCGGCAACGAGGCCGCACGGTTCAGCACCGCCCAGTCGCTCCCGGGGTTCCTGGTGTTCCAGCGGACGTCCGGACTGACCCCGGGGGACAAGACCGCCATCGCCGGTGTCCTGGCCAGGATCAGCACCCTGCCGGGCGTCGATGCGCAGGCCGTCACTCCGGTCACCTTCTCGGGCGACGGCACCGCCGCCGCCATCTATGCGCCACTGGTCGCGAAGCAGAACGGGGTCGCCGTCAACGGAAACACCCTGTCCTCCAACGAGACCGCGCTCGTCGATGCTGCCAAGGTCGGGCTGCCCGAGGGCCTGGTGGTCCATCCGGCCGGTGCCGGCGGACTGCTGGTGGCGTTCATCAGCGCCTTCGGGGGGCTGGACGGCACGCTGCTGATCGCCGCGGGCGGCATCGTCATCCTGATCCTGCTGCTGGTCTATCGATCTCCCGTGCTGTGGTTCTTCCCGCTGTTCTCCGCCGTGCTGGCCCTCGGTCTCTCGTCGATGGTGATCTACTTCCTGGCCAAGAACGACGTGCTGACCCTGACGGGGCAGAGCCAGGGGATCCTCTCGGTGCTGGTCCTCGGGGCAGGGACCGACTACGCCCTGCTGCTGATCTCCCGGTATCGGGAGGAGCTGCACAACTACGAGCGGCGCACCGACGCGATGATCAAGGCGTGGCGGGAGTCTGCGCCTGCCATCTTCGCATCCGGGGCGACCGTCATCATCGGCCTGCTCTGCCTGAGTTTTTCCGAGCTGAACTCGAACAAGAGCCTCGGGCCGGTCGCCGCGATCGGGATCGCCTGCACGTTGCTGATCATGATGTCGTTCCTGCCGGTGTCTCTCGCGCTCGCCGGTCGGTGGGTATTCTGGCCGCGGCGCCCGACCACGCAGACCCCGGCGCCGGAGCCGGGGACAGCCGGGATCTGGGGCCGGGTGGCACGTTTCATCGGTGCCCACCACCGCCGGGCCTGGATCGGCGCCGGCGTCCTGCTGCTGCTGTGCCTGATCGGGATCGGTGGTCTGAAGACCAGCGGCCTGACGATCGCCCAGGGCTTCACCAATACGCCGGACGCGGTGCTGGGTCAGAACATCTACGACGCCAAGTTCGACAAGGGCGTCGGGGCGCCGGCGGTCATCGCGGTGAACGCCTCGC is from Nakamurella sp. PAMC28650 and encodes:
- a CDS encoding amidohydrolase, translated to MTSTVFVGGLLWSPADQAEPQPAELLVVGGRIAAVGEHLTAPPGTERIDLQDGTLLPAFGDGHAHPVQAGLEGRFAPVRGTSLAAVLDGVRTWAAAHPDAPWIYGAGFDLALTPDGIFDAHWLDAVVGDRPVVLRGTDYHTLWCNTEALLRSGITVDTPDPPDGDIVRRADGRPVGTLREWGATDPVFAAMPRPEPAVAVAAIGEATTICAAAGLTWVQDAWVEEVDLAAYLAAAASGALVVAVNLAFRADPMGWQDQVAVFAARRDRVMAAGHELLTARTVKFFVDGVIESGTASMLEPYTDCPHSRGMPNWVPTELRKAVAAFSAAGFQVHLHAIGDAAVRDALDAIEASGDVISGGDLRPVIAHLQVIDPDDLARLPALGVISCFQPLWAQPDPLQEVLTIPRIGPRRAALQYPIGSVLADGGLISFGSDWPVTAVSPLAGLVTAVTRQTPEGEPAGGWYPRERIGLRESFTAYTAGVARQGFRDDAGTLAVGAVADLVWLAVDPSRASLAEVASASVLGTWRAGCRIH
- a CDS encoding MMPL family transporter; this translates as MTKADQAEDATATSTPPKVGQRKLPRGIPFFAIIAVAIVAFLAGGAGGAYQGKLSEVQKNDNSSYLPGSAESTRAGNEAARFSTAQSLPGFLVFQRTSGLTPGDKTAIAGVLARISTLPGVDAQAVTPVTFSGDGTAAAIYAPLVAKQNGVAVNGNTLSSNETALVDAAKVGLPEGLVVHPAGAGGLLVAFISAFGGLDGTLLIAAGGIVILILLLVYRSPVLWFFPLFSAVLALGLSSMVIYFLAKNDVLTLTGQSQGILSVLVLGAGTDYALLLISRYREELHNYERRTDAMIKAWRESAPAIFASGATVIIGLLCLSFSELNSNKSLGPVAAIGIACTLLIMMSFLPVSLALAGRWVFWPRRPTTQTPAPEPGTAGIWGRVARFIGAHHRRAWIGAGVLLLLCLIGIGGLKTSGLTIAQGFTNTPDAVLGQNIYDAKFDKGVGAPAVIAVNASQVSQAIAVVQHVPGVQSTAGSVCVQVDYAKLAALRASVGSGGAPAGATAGCAPAALQVQPIDGRTIVNAVLADSYDSKAAYDTIARLRTAVHAVPGADALVGGQSAATLDVQMASVHDRNLIIPIVLVVIFVVLALLLRALLAPLLLIVTVVLSFGATLGVCGFVFDHLFKFAGADQSFPLFAFVFLVALGIDYNIFLMTRVREETLRFGTRAGVLRGLSVTGGVITSAGVVLASTFAVLGVLPLVFLAELGFAVAFGVLLDTLIVRTILVPALAHDIGRKIWWPSKLATGPE